DNA sequence from the Bombus pyrosoma isolate SC7728 linkage group LG12, ASM1482585v1, whole genome shotgun sequence genome:
CTCAGGTGGATTTTGTGGTTCCACCGGTCTTCTTTGTCCATTAAAGTCGGGATAATATGGTTGATTGTAAGGAACATAAGGACCAAACTTTGAaccatgaaaataaaacggatTATAAGGATCATAAGGACTATGTGTCCCATTACCACCACCTTGTTCCACGTTTCCCCGATAAAAAGACTCGTTAAAAGGACCAGGGTAAAATCCAGGAAATCCATGATAAAAACCATCGTAATAAGGTTGCTTATGATGAAAACGAGGACTGTAATCGTATCCCCCTATAGCGGTCTGGCCTTGGTTCTGGTCATTGATCAGTCTAGGCGGGTTACTTTCAACCTGTCCACTACTTGGATTCACAGGTTGATTCTCACCTTCGATGGGCCTATGGCGAGAATAGAATCCTGGATGTTGATGAAATGGATAATAAGGAGCAGTAAAGGGACTAtggtaatttaaattaaacggCCTACGAGTTATTCGAGCGATCTGAGTATTCTCGTTTTCATCGTTTGGGTTAAGCCCTTCGGTTGTTGAAGATTCCTGAGAACTAACAGGTGTATGAGACGATAGATGATGATAATTCGGCTGAAGGTCAAACTGAGCATAGTGATTTGCGTTAGATAATTGATGTATAGGTTCAGATTTGTATCTGAATCCTGAAGATTGATGGTACTGATTAGAATAATGCAGAGGAGCTGTCTTAATATTTACGTCGATGGAATTATCTTTCGTACCACCATTGACATTCCCAGGTGTTTCTACGTTCAGTTGGTTGTAAGAAATTCGCGCATCGCGATTCGACGCGAATTCGTATGGTTTGTACGCTTctgaattgtaatatttcgagTATTGGGGTGTGTTCGTTAAGAAAGTGTTCTGCAATGTTTGTTTTCCTTCGTTTGAAGAAGATTCACGAGTATATCGCGGATAACGATTGAAAGAagtatttgatgaaatttcgGAACTCTCTGGCTGAGTACGGCCAATGTCTGAGGAGAATTGTGTTTCCTGGATTCTTTTCAGAAGGTTACTCGATGATTGGTTCGATGGTGGATCCTGGTAATCGTTTAGCAAGGTCGTTGATAGGACCGACGCGATGTTCCTGGCGAAAGACGTCAGCACCTCGGTACCTATTTCGCAACAAAACGATTTAGATGTTATTGGTTCGATATAGTTTCAAAGAATTTCAGAATGTAAGtaataaacttattttttatgttgatTTGACGGGATCTTTTAGCTCTTTtctagttttttttttttttattaattcgaaatctTCTGTATAAATACAATCACTTCACATTATTATGTATCTCAACCTTTgccatttacatttttacatatttatcgcGTGGATCTTAGGCTTTGAAAAGACAACTAGTATCTCTGTTAGTGGTTTCGTTAATTTGATATTCAAGCCTGTTACAACACGCTCGAGACAAATTACAAGAAAGCAAATGTTCGGGTCAATACAGTACGTTGATGTCACAGCATACGGATGTAAGGATAAACGTCACGATAGTAGATGTGGAAGGCTGAAGCTGGAAGTATAGCCAGAGGCAAACATACACCGTTCAATACAAACATGGTTTAGTGTAGCTAGAAAAAGTCCCAAAGTCTAAACCAAGCGCAATAAGGAAATCGTGAGTGTGATGAATAGTCGAAagtaaggaagaaaaaatttgcCCGCGGCAAAATCCGTGTTCTACACGTGTACTACACAATTTACTAgcaaagaattttttagcatAATTGTGCCCATGAGGACTAGAAGCAtgcaaattgaattaaaacaGGAATTAAATAGACAGATacttatttttgaaaaagttactgtacaataatatttaaaaaatttacttctGCGTCAAATAGCGTATTTGCAAATAGAAAGTCTGTCTAAATTATTCTGTttggattattattattattaaattaattattacaatcgTCATCAACTAAAAGTATTCGAAATGCCACAGAAATTCTAAACAAACAGAAACCAGAGATTTTCACAATTAAAGATAACAATTCATgtactatattatttaacatataaattgGAAATCATAAATTAGTTGTCACgattcaaagatataaaagaaatgactCGTCTGTCACGAGAGGCATCAATGCAGGACGAAGATTGTCATTTATCGTCATAGTTGCGAAAGTGCTCTTTTTAACCTGTCAACGGGGATCCTATTAGTGTTCGCGAACTCACGTGGATAATGCAACGTGCGTGCATCGTTCATGA
Encoded proteins:
- the LOC122573893 gene encoding uncharacterized protein LOC122573893 isoform X2 gives rise to the protein MHYPLHITAVIVSLWILRDNVNAAKSGLSTEVLTSFARNIASVLSTTLLNDYQDPPSNQSSSNLLKRIQETQFSSDIGRTQPESSEISSNTSFNRYPRYTRESSSNEGKQTLQNTFLTNTPQYSKYYNSEAYKPYEFASNRDARISYNQLNVETPGNVNGGTKDNSIDVNIKTAPLHYSNQYHQSSGFRYKSEPIHQLSNANHYAQFDLQPNYHHLSSHTPVSSQESSTTEGLNPNDENENTQIARITRRPFNLNYHSPFTAPYYPFHQHPGFYSRHRPIEGENQPVNPSSGQVESNPPRLINDQNQGQTAIGGYDYSPRFHHKQPYYDGFYHGFPGFYPGPFNESFYRGNVEQGGGNGTHSPYDPYNPFYFHGSKFGPYVPYNQPYYPDFNGQRRPVEPQNPPENQGHSGQITSPENVQGDVNSTGYYPPYGGYPYGFPPYGPHYSGFNFHSYPLAPFHGLPYRFGFHNYLFPGIKPVPYLNFYPSSYPLVHSYPFGGYYPYYKRPAVTEKPEQTEKATDENHKTGPAPNTEAEMLSESKSEEVRSPTSNGYKKRASFGLVTKERNKIASDRSLNQLS
- the LOC122573893 gene encoding uncharacterized protein LOC122573893 isoform X1, with protein sequence MQLTVNEYISKAINSIKSSSLMERRKKKTLIVNKITAVIVSLWILRDNVNAAKSGLSTEVLTSFARNIASVLSTTLLNDYQDPPSNQSSSNLLKRIQETQFSSDIGRTQPESSEISSNTSFNRYPRYTRESSSNEGKQTLQNTFLTNTPQYSKYYNSEAYKPYEFASNRDARISYNQLNVETPGNVNGGTKDNSIDVNIKTAPLHYSNQYHQSSGFRYKSEPIHQLSNANHYAQFDLQPNYHHLSSHTPVSSQESSTTEGLNPNDENENTQIARITRRPFNLNYHSPFTAPYYPFHQHPGFYSRHRPIEGENQPVNPSSGQVESNPPRLINDQNQGQTAIGGYDYSPRFHHKQPYYDGFYHGFPGFYPGPFNESFYRGNVEQGGGNGTHSPYDPYNPFYFHGSKFGPYVPYNQPYYPDFNGQRRPVEPQNPPENQGHSGQITSPENVQGDVNSTGYYPPYGGYPYGFPPYGPHYSGFNFHSYPLAPFHGLPYRFGFHNYLFPGIKPVPYLNFYPSSYPLVHSYPFGGYYPYYKRPAVTEKPEQTEKATDENHKTGPAPNTEAEMLSESKSEEVRSPTSNGYKKRASFGLVTKERNKIASDRSLNQLS